One window of the Shewanella cyperi genome contains the following:
- a CDS encoding substrate-binding periplasmic protein: MTYQARMVARRHANKLRRRSARRGLALSLGLMLSGTHADELTIGVSFSIPPYVIQENNTGLELELLNMALAASGHRVNITYLPLARTFHELREGKLDGIINVHEGMVDKVFYSDVAIVFQNCAISLAKNQLKIDSIRDLKDKRIVAFQRASVLLGPEFSQVVTANDEYSEVARQQLQVYMLMKDRVDAVVMDRHIFNYYRKQALLQNALNAAELQQSLVYHEIFPPTEYRFAFQSERIRDDFNRGLKQLKSDGSWQQLHEKYQDDMTLVSNPTKPYDAAPLSLLPKPMEHEETPASDNPQNQPGVAIPPSEPEPE, translated from the coding sequence ATGACGTATCAAGCGCGGATGGTCGCCCGCCGACATGCAAACAAGCTACGACGCAGATCCGCCAGGCGCGGTCTGGCGCTGTCGCTGGGACTGATGTTGTCCGGTACCCATGCCGATGAACTGACCATAGGCGTCAGCTTCTCTATTCCCCCCTACGTGATTCAGGAAAACAACACCGGCCTGGAGCTGGAGTTGCTCAACATGGCCCTGGCCGCTTCGGGTCACAGAGTCAACATCACCTATCTGCCACTGGCGCGCACCTTCCATGAATTGCGGGAAGGTAAGCTTGACGGCATCATCAATGTGCACGAAGGCATGGTGGACAAGGTGTTTTACTCGGATGTGGCCATAGTGTTCCAGAACTGCGCCATCAGCCTGGCCAAGAACCAGCTCAAGATTGATAGCATCCGCGATCTCAAGGACAAACGCATAGTCGCCTTTCAGCGGGCCTCGGTACTGCTCGGGCCGGAATTCAGCCAGGTTGTGACTGCCAATGACGAATACAGCGAGGTCGCCCGCCAGCAACTGCAGGTGTACATGCTGATGAAGGACAGGGTGGATGCCGTGGTCATGGACCGGCATATTTTCAACTACTACCGCAAACAGGCCCTGTTGCAAAATGCCTTGAATGCTGCCGAGTTGCAGCAATCCCTTGTCTACCACGAGATATTCCCTCCCACAGAATACCGCTTCGCCTTTCAAAGCGAACGTATTCGCGATGACTTCAACAGGGGATTGAAACAGCTCAAAAGCGATGGCAGCTGGCAACAACTGCATGAAAAGTATCAGGATGATATGACCTTGGTTTCCAATCCAACCAAGCCCTATGACGCCGCGCCCCTGAGCCTGTTGCCAAAGCCAATGGAGCACGAGGAAACGCCCGCCAGCGATAATCCGCAAAACCAGCCCGGTGTTGCCATTCCCCCATCCGAGCCAGAGCCTGAATAA